One Oscarella lobularis chromosome 18, ooOscLobu1.1, whole genome shotgun sequence genomic window, CAGGAAGAGGACAATGCCAAAAAGGTAACGCCCCTaattcctcctcctcctcctccttcccTAATtaaatgtatttatttatttatttatttatatagaCAATGATTCCAACGGTGGCAACAGGTCATAGAGGGGGGATGGCCAGACGATCGAATGAAGGAAGCGCTTAGCTTTGATCAATTGGCCGCACACACATCTCAATCATTctcaccaccaccaccacgaCGTTGTGTTTTTAGTCCATTCACTGTGTGTGTTCATTCATTGTGTAGTAGACTTCTGTCCGTCCATCCGTTCgtccgtcttcttttctccttcttttcgcGTTCTTATGTTCTTTGATAGATGTTGTCATTTTGGGTGCACCACGAAAGCAAGCAGCTCGCCACGAGCGCGGGACACGAGAGGAGACACGAGAGGAGACACGAGAGGGGCGTTTTTTGCTGTACGCGGCGGATGCGCATATGTGCGCGATTTTGCGCGTTGTCTCTGGTCAAACAGCCAATCAAGAGAGCGCAGTCACGTGAGAGGCGTGTGCTTGCATTCTTTAGGGGCCACATACAGTATACGGTAAAAAAGATGGCCGACGATCGTGCGAAGTTCGTGGAGAGAGCGAAAGTCGCCGAACAGGCAGAACGCTACGATGACATGGCGCAGGCAATGAAAAAAGTGACCGAAGCGAATGCAAATCTGAGCGCAGAAGAGCGCAATTTGCTTTCGGTCGCATACAAAAACGTCGTGGGCGCGAGACGCTCCTCTTGGCGAGTCGTTTCGAGCATCGAACAAAAGCACGAAGACGCCAAAAGAGATTTGGTACAAGAGTATCGAAAGAAGATCGATAAAGAATTGTCGGAGATATGCAACGAAGTTCTCGTACGTAGACCCGCGGTGtcctcaaaaggggccccacccCCCTCGCCCTCGCTCACACACACTtgtcttctttcgtcgcgccCCCCGTAGAATCTCCTCGACAATAATCTTATTCCAAGTGCccaagaaagcgaagagaaagttTTTTACCTCAAAATGAAAGGAGACTATTATCGCTATTTAGCCGAAGTTGCTATTGGCGACGCCAAAGAAAGTTAGTTAATATCAATTGCATAGACAATGATCATCTTTTCCCTCCTCGCAACGACTAGAGGTTGTTGAATCGTCTAGAAAAGCATATGAGGAAGCATCCAAAGAAGCATCAGAGGAGGGGCGTGGATTAGCTCCCACTCATCCAATCAGATTGGGCTTGGCTCTCAATTATTCCGTATTCTTTTATGAAATTGCCAATAAAGCGGACGAAGCTTGTGCATTGGCTAAAAAAGTCTCGTCTAGACTAGCATATATacattgatttatttatttatttatttatttatttatttaggcttttgaTGATGCTATAACTGAGCTAGATACGTTGAAGGATGATTCGTACAAGGATAGCACGCTAATCATGCAATTGTTGAGAGACAATCTTACGGTACATAAACATATAGATACCACATCtatatctatatctatatctatatcTAGCTTTGGACGTCTGATCAaaatgacgatgaagaagcaCAGCAGCCACCTGAAGATGGAAAATAGACTAGCTCAATCCCCGCCCGGGCGTCATGACAACAAACAATTTCATGAGCTCagcttttttttttcatgtcTTGTGTCTTCTTTGTTTATGTGTCTACTATCTCTCTGTCATCTATTCTCTCTTGCTTGGCCGTTGCATGGTGTGTTTGTTATTGTTCTATAAGACCAGCTGCGTAGTTGTGAAACCAATAGATTTGGTTCTTTCGATGTATAGTATACTTCTTAGAGTGCGCTAGAACTACGTAGCCGCGTGGAATGCAATCGTGACGTAAGTCACGTAACGCCCGCAGCCCCGTCTCTACGTTTGACAGCGCGCACGTCGAAGCCGTCTAAACCGGCTTTAGTCGTCGTTACGAACGATCGCGAGTCCTGCAAACAACTTGAAAAGACTCCCTTTTCTATTCGTTCTGCTTCGAATGGCCGTAGGCTCGCCGTCGCACGACAAGAAAGGTAAGAAGCAACTCTTCTTGGGGGATTAGGGTTCGCCAATATATACGCCCCTCCTCCTATCGTACCACAGGTCGTCGTTCTATacgcatcgtcgtcgctctgttcgtcgtcttctgtgTTCGCACGGGCTTCGCTGAGCCGTGCCGGCATTGTTCGCCATCAGGATGCGACGAAGCATCGTGTATGGTATGCGGCAGCGTCACCAATCAATGCGATCTCGATTTCGATTGCCTACTCTTAAACAAATCGCTCGTTCCTCCACCTCCCTGCAATATGAGCGCATCTGCGCGTGCAACTCCCCTTCCAACTGCTAGCATTAGCATTAcctctcttcttcatcattcCACTCTAGTACCAACattgagaacgacgacgttagTTAGAGGACAattgtcgacgtcatcattgtcTATGATCTCACCTTCTTCACCTTCCCAAGTGAGTGTTCAACAttcatcctcctcctcctcctcattaATTCAATCTACTACTACCACGGGAACCCAGATTTTTCGAGGgtcgtcatcatcttcataTTCACCAATGAGtgtctcctcttcctcctcctcctcctcctcctctctaCTTCCTCAATTGCCATTGttgtcttcctcttcctctacTCAAGCCATCTCTGcagcatcatcatcatcatcatcatcatcatcttcttcattttcatctCTACGCCGCCAATCTACtcaaacgtcaacgtcagCTTCACAGCAGCTAACATCATCTGCTGCcctttctttattttctattaCGCCTTCGTCATCagcgtcatcatcatcctcCTTGCTTGCACAATCCATCTCCCCACCATCCGAAGTgtcatcatcttcttcttcttcttcttcttcttcttcttcttcttcttcttctttttcttcttctggtCGCCAACAATTCTCCTCCActttttcatcgtcttcacTAATGActgtctcttcctcctcctctctaCTTCAATctactcctcctcctcctcctcagaCGTCAACGTCAGCATCTACCCTAACCCccctttc contains:
- the LOC136197646 gene encoding 14-3-3-like protein 2 yields the protein MADDRAKFVERAKVAEQAERYDDMAQAMKKVTEANANLSAEERNLLSVAYKNVVGARRSSWRVVSSIEQKHEDAKRDLVQEYRKKIDKELSEICNEVLNLLDNNLIPSAQESEEKVFYLKMKGDYYRYLAEVAIGDAKEKVVESSRKAYEEASKEASEEGRGLAPTHPIRLGLALNYSVFFYEIANKADEACALAKKAFDDAITELDTLKDDSYKDSTLIMQLLRDNLTLWTSDQNDDEEAQQPPEDGK